Below is a genomic region from Sorghum bicolor cultivar BTx623 chromosome 9, Sorghum_bicolor_NCBIv3, whole genome shotgun sequence.
AATTACAATGCTAAAGGCAGGCAAGCTCTCCGTTCTAAAGGCCGAGAGATCAGATCTTCTCGGCAAATTCTAGATGGAGCCTCAGTTCTAATAAAATGACCAATGCCACCGAATGTCCAAATGCTGGAATATAACTTACAAAACCAGCAAACCGATGGCTGCGGTGGTGAAAACTGCAACAATTGACATTATTGATCAGCTACCCTGGCTCGCGGAGCACAGCGCCGGATTCAGGGGTAGTGGACGTCAACTGGTGCAGCCAGCACAACCATCTCAGCCATGAATATGTCATCGTTGAAGGAAGATGATGAGCCAGCCGAGCTGAGGGGGGACACAGTTGTTGTGATGTTCTCTTCCTCTTCAGTAAGGACTTCCTGATCCCTGCAGTTCCTACTGCAGAATGCCTTCTCACCACTGCAAAGGACATTCAGCAAATTGTTCAGTGTTCTTGGTTCTTTCTATTTCTATGAATATGGAACGCAACAGATGAACATGTTGCTATCCAAATGCAACCCGTTTTATTTACACTGAATTCTTCGTGTCTGAGAAATGCGATGCAAACTGATCGTAAGTCATCAGATTCTTCAATCATTCTATCCAGATCATGAGTTCAGGATGCTTGTCTACCAATCAATAACACATTCAGATGCAAAATATATGACAAATAGCACATTCAGATGTAAAAGTAAAACATATGAAATTTCCCAAAGCGAAACCACATAACAGATGAATATATAACAATCATTAGTTTGGATTCTCACTGTCGTCACAAAAAAAGGTTGTCGAGATCGCATCAACATACCGATAAATGCAGGAGTCATTGCCATCCAGCTTCTTCTTGCAAGAGACGCAGGAGCTCAAGAACTCCTCGCCAGGCTCGCCGTCATCGAAGCACTTGACCAGCCAGTAGGACTCTGCTCCTTCCTTGACTTCCATGGCGTCCACGCCGTCACCGAGAGTGCAGGGCTCCAAGATGCAGTCCCCAAAGATGCGAGTGGTCTTCGGGTTCGGGCCGTGCGCGATGATGCAGGTGTAGTCCTCCGACTGCTCCACCTCCGTCGCGGACACGGACCCGACGTACCGGCGCGGGCCGCCGCCGATGGACGCCGGCAGGGACCCCGCCGCGGGGAACTTGCCAAGATCGGCAGGGTGGCTGCTCGCGccaggcggagcggcggcgccgggCACGGTGACCCCCTCTGGACCAGACTTCACATCCCCGTAGGACCTGCTGCACGGCACCGGCTTGTAGCTAGCGACGGCAGTCCCCACATTCCCGAGCACCGGAGACGCGTGGGCGCAGTCTCTCGGCCGGGTAGCGAGGCACTGCGGCAGCAGCTTGAACGGCTGCTGCCGCGCCTGGGCGGCGCCGAGGCCGAGCAGGgggttcctgctggcgccgcccCCGGCGGGctcggcgagggcgagggcgtcGTCGACGAGGCCACCGAGGCCGAGGCGGTGCGAGTCCCAGCTCCTGGCCCTCGGCGAGCGCGGCGAGCGGAGCagcgagccgccgccgccgccgccgagcgcgGCGAATGGTGGCCTGAGGTCGAGCGGCGACGTCGGGCTGCGCGCCGCCGTCGGCGAGTCGCAGTCCGGCGTTGCGCCCCCGCACCTGGGCGCCCCGGCCCCGAGCCCGACCAGCAGCCTGGGCACGGCGAAGAGCCGCGGCCTCCCTACGCCCGCGCCGGAGCCGTCGTCGGCCGCCGCCACCCTCCTGAGCAGCATTCTCGCGCGCGCGCGTGACGCGTCAGTCCCTGGAGAGCACGCGAGCGGAACGAGATCAGTCCGGCGCCGGCCTCCTCCAGAATAATCACTGGGTGCCGAGAGGCGAAGCGAAGCGAAAATCTAGACCGCAGCCCAGGAGACGCCAAAAAAAATGGAAATCAGTGGCAGGACGAGCCAAGAAGCGCCGGAAACTCCAGGACCAGCACGAGAACAAGGCGGCGAAAGAGGACAAGGCGAACGGCCAACGGGGAGATAAAAGGCGGATGAGGAGGAATCTCTTGTCGTCGCCGGGCCAAAACTTGCGATTGCGAGCAAGAAAAACAGTCAAACAAAAGTACCTGATCAGCTGCTCCGTTGCTGCTCCCTTCCCTTCCTcgcccccctctctctctatgTCCCTCTTGCGGCTTCCCTCTCAACCGCAACGCTGGAGGGGAAGAGACGAGGCGCAGTAAAATGGCACTGCGTCACTGTGCCCCCCGCTGCTCAATGCCTCTCGAGCAGCGTGAGCAGTgcatttctcctctctctcgtTTTGGCGTGCAGCGCATCAAAACCGGAGCAGGGGAGGCAGAAGAGAGCAGTGAGGTGACGGGTGGTGGGCTGCCGCAGGCGCCAGGGATTGCTTCTGAAACACTCCAGCTCCTCCGCCGCGGCCGCGCCCCCGCTCCGGCCATTCATGGCAGTCAGCCGAGGGTGCAGTAGGCTTGCTAGGCACTGGCACGCTCCATACCATAGGCCGGCGGACCTACGCACCGCTACGTTACCTGTACCGCTGTACGTACGAGCCTCTGCAGTCTGCACCACCCTTCACCTTGTGCTGTGACCACGGTCCACGGGCACGGAGGCATTTTGGACGGCCGTGATTGGCAGCGAAAGGGACGATCTGACGGTGCGAGAACGGGACGCGTAGCCTTGTTGGCTCTGCGGGCGGCGGCACCTTCACGGACGTCCCCCGTGTGGTGGGGCCCATATGGCGGGTGGGAGGGAGATCTCGCGCTATCCACACGAGAGCAGGTGCCGTACGACTACGCTTTTATTATTGGGCACAGCGATGACAAAACGCAGGCCCCACCGCGGCCGGGCGGGGCCTACCTTATGGAGGTGGGGTCCTCGGGATTCCTTGTGCCTTCTCCTTTTCTGCGACCATGTTCTTACTGTTTCTGTTTGCGTGGGGTGGTAGTTTGTTTACTGTATTTGAGCAggggcggagccaggatttgaACATAGGGGGGCGTGCAAACCAAGAACAATCATGTGTGTCAAAATATTACATGACAAAGGTGTACATAGCACCAAAATAAACGTTTGTATTGCGATGCAAAAAAAGcagaaaaactaaaaaaattaaagaaaaatTTAACTAGTCTCAAGCCTCTAACCTTCACCTGATCATTCTATTTCTTTTCCCAGGAAAAGAATCACAATAAAAACAAATAGTTCAATGGGGGCAAAATTAATTAGTACTAGATCCTAACATCAAATGACAAACAATCAGTTACATATCATTTAGTCTTAGACAAAACGATCACTTAAACAGGTAAAACAGTTATTTAAATAGAAGGCTAAACAGAAACACCATACCACTGTTAGTGTTTAAAAGTTGAGTACAACGGGCTAAATGACCGTTTAGAGTTTAGACAAATATTGATAGAAGCataggagataagaaagaaaatagcaagactaatgctaaataatatagatcccattgttggagatcaatcagaaggattaaacaagaaaaacgctgattttcaattaactagctaattaaAGTGTGTGGTAGGGGACAAACTGATGTTTGATaggcaataataaaaataaaagatatgaagaaaatattagaaagatctagattctatttgtataagaaactattagagattaatatgaaataagaataaaaatctcagtacagataatatcattaactagctaattagataATTAAACATCTAATCTATGTGGTGTATTAAGGGAGTTATGGGAAGGTTGGGGGGTGCCAGGCCCCCCTCAGCCCCCCCTTCCCTCCGCCACTGTATTTGAGCACGGGCAAAGGTGGCCCGAAACCGGCGAAGGTGGCGTGCACATGCTCTAATCTCCAACAATTGTTACCTAAAATACAAGACCTATTTATCCTTTAGTAAACGCTACCGATAAAAGGTTTTATACTTATTTTtaatcttctccaacaacaaaatctaaaagacaacactctctgtaaATAGGTGTCGAGGAGAGAGAATACCCAAATTTagattatgcctctcctgatacccaaaatgggtcttctaTATGGGTAttttgttggaggctataggtattgtgttggagacacattttaggtttgggttccTAAATGAGTCTCCCGTTGGAGACACCCTAAGGTGGGAGTTTTAGGCCTTGTTAAGtttacccaaaaaccaaaaagttttttaagattctctgccACATCGAATATTCGgcatatgcataaagcattaaatacagataaaaataaaaactaattgcacagtttaattgtaaatcgcgagacgaatcttttgattctagttagtccataattggacaatatttgccacaaacaaacgaaaataatacaatagtgaaatccaaaatctttcgcatctaaacaaggccttatttgtgTATCAAggcctcaaaaaccaaaaacttttcaaaatttcttgtcacatcaaatcctACAGTATATGCATACAATATTAAAtacagatgaaaacaaaaactaatttcacagtttgtctgtaaatcgcgagacgaatcttttaagctttgttactctatgattggacaatgtttgtcaaataaaaacgaaggtGCTATATTgtcaaaacctaaaattttttcggatctaaacaaggcctaggttgtCATATAGGCTTTTTATGATATTTTAGTGTATTtaagaaaaaagataaaaaaaataagtttTATCTAGATAAAACTCTCTTGGCACGATTCTCAACTCTGATTCTTGGGATTAAATGCCTATAAAACTATGAAATAAAACTCTCCAATAAGAGTGGATATTTTATCTAAAtttcattttattttatattacaTGGCAGTCTTAAAAAAACGCTATAGATGTGTTGGTTTGTTtcctagaccttgtttagtttacccaaaaaccaaaaagtttttcaagattcctcgtcacatcgaatcttgcggcacatgcatgaagcattaaatacagacgaaaacaaaaactaattacacagtttgcctgtaaatcacgagacgaatcttttaatcctagttagtctataattggacaatatttaccacaaacaaacgaatgtgctacaatagcgaaattcaaaaagttttcacataTAAACAAGGCTTATACTAGCCAGACTAGTAGAATCAAGCTAGGCTAGCCTAAGTCTGTCCCAAGCGAGCCAATACCTGTTTGTTTGGTTGCCTAGGTGGTTGAGCCCGATTAATATATACGTGTTTGTTTTGTTGGTTGACTTGTTTTGTATATAATCATCTCTATACCTGGGCAacgggccggcccggcccggcccggcacgACACCGGGCCGGCCCGGCACGTTGCCTAACGGGCCGAGGGGGCCCGTCGTGCCCTGCGGGCCGTGCCTTACCGGCCTGCGGGCCTGACCTCCGGCCCAGGCACGGGCCCGTGGGCCATTTTGCGTACCGGGCGGGCCCGTCAGGCCGGGCCAGCCCATAGCCCGTTGAACAATAACATATCAATAAACACAGATTTAAaagcatatttcaaacacattcATCAATTCATCACTTCATCAGTATAAAGAACACATTCAAATACATATGACAGATGTAGAGAATAGATTTAGATATTAAAATGAGTTATTTTATACAATGTTGTTATTTGACGGAccgggccgtgccggcccgCGGGCCTGAAGtgcggcccaagcacggcctgcAGCCCCGTGCCGTGCCAGCCCGAGCCCAATGACtttcgggccgggccgggctaGGGCCGGGCCAAAATGACGGGCTTCGGGCCGTGCTCACGGGCTCGGGCCGCATGCCCAGGTATAATCATCTCTTCGTGTTGGTAAGTTTACCTCTCTTTGAGACATTGCGTCGAACAGGTGGTATGCAGCAGCTCTGCTCCTCCGCTGCCAACGACCGAGCAGTTGGGATCTACTCGAGTTCGCAGCGAACAGGAGGCACACTGGAGCAGGTCAGCAGCACCATGCAGCAGAGGCACAGGTGCGGCACACGCGGCCTCTCAGGCCCAATCGAATCTTCAGacacatggaatattaaatgtacataaaaaaaataaactaattacacagtttggttgaaaatcgcgagacgaatcttttaagcctagttactccatgattagccttaagtgctacagtaacccacatgtgctaataacagattaattatgcttaatagatttatcttgcagtttcttgacgagctatgtaatttgtttttttattagtatctaaAACCCCGTCCCGACATCCTTTCAACATATGCGATGTGACACTCAAAAAttttttatctccaatctaaacagggcctcacGGCACGAGAGCAGCCGCACGCATGGAGGCCTCGCACACGCAGCAGAGGCACACGTGTCGGCACGGGAGCAACAGCACGCACgccttaagcctagttactccatgattagccttaagtgctacagtaacccacatgtgctaataacagattaattatgcttaatagatttatcttgcagtttcttgacgagctatgtaatttgtttttttattagtatctaaAACTCCGTCCCGACATCCTTTCAACATATGCGATGTGACACTCAAAAAttttttatctccaatctaaacaggctcaCGGCACGAGAGCAGCCGCACGCATGGAGGCCTCGCACACGCAGCAGAGGCACACGTGTCGGCACGGGAGCAACAGCACGCACGCCTCGCCGCTGCCACACGACTTGCCATGGACGTGCCGTCGTCATCCTGCGAGACGCTACCACACGACTTACCACACAACTTCGACCTGCTGGATGCACCGTTGTCGTCCTCGCTCCTCGGTGCACAGCCGTCGCTGGTGCCTCGAAGCAGCATGACTGCACGTCCTCGACCTCACCGCCAGCCGTGGGCGTACCAGCACCGCAGGGTGACGACTGCAGGAGG
It encodes:
- the LOC8072730 gene encoding uncharacterized protein LOC8072730 → MLLRRVAAADDGSGAGVGRPRLFAVPRLLVGLGAGAPRCGGATPDCDSPTAARSPTSPLDLRPPFAALGGGGGGSLLRSPRSPRARSWDSHRLGLGGLVDDALALAEPAGGGASRNPLLGLGAAQARQQPFKLLPQCLATRPRDCAHASPVLGNVGTAVASYKPVPCSRSYGDVKSGPEGVTVPGAAAPPGASSHPADLGKFPAAGSLPASIGGGPRRYVGSVSATEVEQSEDYTCIIAHGPNPKTTRIFGDCILEPCTLGDGVDAMEVKEGAESYWLVKCFDDGEPGEEFLSSCVSCKKKLDGNDSCIYRGEKAFCSRNCRDQEVLTEEEENITTTVSPLSSAGSSSSFNDDIFMAEMVVLAAPVDVHYP